From a region of the Xyrauchen texanus isolate HMW12.3.18 chromosome 47, RBS_HiC_50CHRs, whole genome shotgun sequence genome:
- the LOC127638735 gene encoding dual specificity tyrosine-phosphorylation-regulated kinase 2-like: MLTKKPCAVAAAVYPTGKGGEICQLQSSPGLGIGGPRVGAGTEATSPVTLPPLRNSNSLMAGGNKHTMNDHLHIGNHQQIHVQQLFEENSNKRTVLTAQPNGLTPVGRVGLPMPEKQQESSQCRQSSSTSIKSTESKPKPAPLTPEQAMKQYMSKLTVFEQQEIFTYTEIYFIGPNAKKRQGVVGGSNNGGYDDDQGSYIQEPHDHIAYRYEVLKVIGKGSFGQVVKAYDHKNHQHVALKMVRNEKRFHRQAAEEIRILEHLCKQDKDATMNVIHMLENFTFRNHICMTFELLSMNLYELIKKNKFQGFSLPLVRKFAHSILQCLDSLHKNRIIHCDLKPENILLKQQGRSGIKVIDFGSSCYEHQRVYTYIQSRFYRAPEVILGARYGMPIDMWSLGCILAELLTGYPLLPGEDEGDQLACVIELLGVPSQKLQDSSKRAKNFISSKGYPRYCTVTTLPDGSVVLNGGRSRRGKLRGPPGSRDWITALKGCDDPLFLDFLKQCLEWDPSLRMTPSQALRHPWLRRRLPKPPTGEKTTVKRITEGTGAITSISKLPPPSASTTKLRTNLAQMTDANGNIQQRTVLPKLVS; this comes from the exons ATGTTAACCAAGAAACCCTgcgctgttgctgctgctgtcTACCCGACTG GCAAAGGGGGTGAGATTTGCCAGCTACAGTCTTCTCCCGGACTGGGCATCGGGGGTCCCAGGGTTGGAGCAGGGACTGAAGCCACATCACCCGTCACACTACCCCCTCTCAGGAACAGCAACTCCCTCATG GCTGGAGGCAATAAGCACACAATGAACGACCATCTGCACATTGGAAATCACCAGCAGATCCACGTTCAACAGCTGTTTGAGGAGAACAGCAACAAACGAACAGTGTTGACTGCACAACCCAATGGGTTGACACCTGTGGGCAGGGTGGGTTTACCCATGCCCGAGAAGCAGCAAGAAAGCAGCCAATGTCGACAAAGCAGCTCGACCTCCATCAAATCAACTGAAAGCAAACCTAAGCCAGCACCCTTGACTCCTGAGCAGGCCATGAAACAGTACATGTCTAAATTGACAGTGTTTGAACAACAAGAGATCTTCACCTACACTGAGATCTATTTTATTGGTCCAAATGCAAAGAAACGACAAGGTGTAGTTGGTGGTTCAAACAATGGAGGTTATGACGACGATCAAGGCTCCTACATTCAGGAACCCCATGACCATATAGCATATAGGTATGAGGTACTAAAGGTCATTGGTAAGGGCAGCTTTGGTCAGGTGGTGAAGGCCTATGACCATAAAAACCACCAACATGTAGCCCTGAAAATGGTGCGTAACGAGAAGCGATTCCACCGCCAAGCAGCCGAGGAAATTCGCATCCTGGAGCACTTATGCAAGCAGGATAAGGACGCCACTATGAATGTCATCCACATGCTGGAGAACTTTACATTCCGCAACCATATCTGCATGACGTTCGAGTTGCTCAGCATGAACCTTTATGAGCTTATCAAGAAAAACAAGTTTCAGGGCTTTAGTTTGCCACTAGTGCGCAAGTTTGCACACTCCATCTTGCAGTGTCTGGACTCCCTGCACAAGAACAGAATTATTCACTGCGACCTCAAACCTGAGAATATCCTCCTGAAGCAGCAGGGGCGCAGCGGGATAAAAGTAATCGACTTTGGCTCCAGCTGCTACGAGCATCAACGGGTCTACACTTATATCCAATCACGCTTCTACAGGGCCCCAGAAGTCATTCTGGGTGCTCGTTATGGAATGCCAATTGATATGTGGAGCTTAGGTTGTATCTTAGCGGAATTACTTACAGGGTACCCTCTCTTACCTGGAGAAGATGAAGGGGACCAACTAGCATGTGTCATAGAGCTGCTGGGTGTGCCCTCCCAGAAGTTACAGGATTCATCTAAAAGAGCCAAAAATTTCATCAGCTCGAAAGGATACCCCCGTTATTGCACAGTCACAACCTTACCTGATGGTTCGGTGGTGTTAAATGGGGGAAGGTCACGCAGGGGCAAACTCAGAGGTCCGCCAGGAAGCAGGGACTGGATAACAGCACTTAAAGGCTGTGATGACCCACTGTTTTTGGACTTTCTCAAACAGTGCCTAGAGTGGGACCCATCCTTGCGTATGACCCCTAGTCAGGCCCTTCGTCACCCATGGCTCAGAAGACGCTTGCCAAAACCTCCCACTGGGGAGAAGACCACCGTAAAGCGAATCACTGAGGGTACGGGTGCTATTACGTCAATCTCCAAATTACCTCCCCCTTCTGCCTCAACCACAAAGTTAAGGACTAACCTGGCACAAATGACTGATGCCAATGGGAATATACAACAAAGGACAGTTTTGCCAAAATTAGTCAGCTGA